Proteins from one Paraburkholderia sp. BL10I2N1 genomic window:
- a CDS encoding HAD-IA family hydrolase: protein MARQQFDLIVFDWDGTLMDSTAHITRSIQAACRDLGLPVPADEAASYVIGLGLRDALQIAAPTLDPANYPHLAERYRFHYLVKDQHTELFDGAREMLQELRDTGYLLGVATGKSRVGLNRALDQSRLTSLFDGTRCADETFSKPHPAMLHELTRELGQDPARTVMIGDTTHDLQMAINAGVAGIGVGYGAHPVASLTALTPKFVADSIGSLSAWLREHG, encoded by the coding sequence ATGGCTCGACAGCAGTTTGACCTGATCGTCTTCGACTGGGACGGTACCCTGATGGATTCGACTGCGCATATCACGCGCAGCATCCAGGCAGCGTGCCGCGACCTCGGTCTCCCGGTGCCTGCCGACGAGGCCGCCAGCTACGTTATCGGACTCGGCCTGCGCGACGCGCTGCAGATCGCCGCACCGACGCTCGATCCGGCCAATTATCCGCATCTTGCCGAGCGTTACCGGTTCCACTATCTGGTCAAGGATCAACACACGGAACTGTTCGACGGCGCCCGCGAGATGTTGCAGGAACTGCGCGATACCGGTTACCTGCTGGGCGTGGCGACCGGCAAGAGCCGCGTCGGACTGAACCGGGCGCTTGACCAGAGCAGGCTGACCAGCCTTTTCGACGGTACCCGCTGCGCTGACGAAACCTTCTCCAAGCCGCATCCGGCGATGTTGCACGAGCTGACGCGCGAACTGGGGCAGGATCCCGCGCGAACCGTGATGATCGGCGATACGACGCACGATCTGCAAATGGCGATCAACGCGGGCGTAGCTGGCATCGGTGTGGGTTATGGGGCACATCCGGTCGCTTCCCTGACCGCGCTCACGCCGAAGTTCGTCGCGGACAGCATCGGTTCGCTGTCGGCGTGGCTGCGCGAACACGGGTGA
- a CDS encoding Rieske 2Fe-2S domain-containing protein, whose amino-acid sequence MSTAVMEPVRVCASDELVDGGAGVRCAATYGGGEAVVFFVRYDGRAYGYLNRCAHVPMELDWSEGQFFESSGLYLMCATHGAIYAPDTGKCVGGPCRGGRLRPVEVDERDTAEGRAVFWLPDNDLRPVTS is encoded by the coding sequence ATGAGCACCGCCGTGATGGAACCGGTCCGTGTTTGCGCGTCGGATGAACTGGTCGACGGCGGCGCGGGCGTGCGGTGCGCGGCGACTTATGGTGGCGGCGAAGCGGTGGTGTTCTTCGTGCGCTACGACGGTCGGGCATACGGCTATCTGAACCGCTGCGCGCACGTGCCGATGGAACTCGACTGGTCCGAAGGCCAGTTCTTCGAATCCTCGGGTTTATACTTGATGTGCGCTACGCACGGCGCGATTTATGCGCCGGATACCGGCAAGTGTGTCGGCGGTCCATGCCGTGGCGGCAGGCTGCGTCCCGTTGAAGTTGACGAGCGGGACACGGCCGAAGGCCGCGCGGTGTTCTGGCTGCCGGACAACGATCTGCGCCCGGTCACCTCTTGA
- a CDS encoding S49 family peptidase: protein MADNQTPDPIESSGPDRRRASEPEPGWERAALERIALAAITEQRAARRWKIFFRFVFLAVLLVIVWGVFDISGERVSTTGRHTALITLNGEISSDTDANAEDINTALDNAFDDDGTAGVILRINSPGGSPVQAGIINREIRRLRAKYPSIPLYVVVDDMCASGGYYVAAAADKIYVDKASIVGSIGVLMDGFGFTGLMDKLGIQRRLHTSGENKGFFDPFSPETPKMDEHAQQMLDQIHSQFIDAVRQGRGKRLHETPDVFSGLFWTGEQSVELGLADGLGDTDYVAREVIKAPDIVDYTVKESITDRVARKFGTAVGAAGVHAIVMGGKLSLR from the coding sequence ATGGCCGACAATCAAACTCCTGATCCTATCGAATCGTCCGGCCCGGATCGCCGTCGCGCGTCCGAGCCCGAGCCGGGCTGGGAGCGCGCGGCGCTCGAGCGCATCGCGCTCGCCGCAATCACCGAACAGCGCGCCGCGCGCCGCTGGAAGATATTTTTCCGTTTCGTATTTCTTGCCGTGCTGTTGGTGATCGTCTGGGGTGTGTTCGACATCTCGGGCGAGCGGGTCTCGACGACCGGCCGTCATACGGCGCTCATCACGCTGAATGGTGAGATTTCGTCCGATACCGACGCGAACGCCGAGGATATCAACACGGCGCTCGACAACGCCTTCGACGACGACGGCACAGCCGGCGTGATCCTGCGCATCAACAGCCCGGGGGGCAGCCCGGTGCAAGCGGGCATCATCAATCGCGAGATTCGCCGTTTGCGCGCCAAATATCCGTCGATTCCCCTGTACGTCGTGGTCGACGACATGTGTGCATCCGGCGGGTATTACGTCGCTGCGGCGGCCGACAAGATCTACGTCGACAAGGCGAGCATTGTCGGCTCGATTGGCGTGCTGATGGACGGTTTTGGCTTCACGGGCCTGATGGACAAGCTGGGGATCCAGCGCCGGCTGCACACCTCGGGCGAGAACAAGGGTTTTTTCGATCCGTTCTCGCCCGAGACGCCGAAGATGGACGAGCATGCGCAGCAGATGCTCGATCAGATCCACTCGCAGTTCATCGACGCCGTGCGTCAGGGTCGCGGCAAGCGGCTGCATGAGACGCCGGATGTCTTTTCTGGACTCTTCTGGACTGGCGAGCAGAGCGTCGAGCTAGGGCTCGCGGACGGCCTCGGCGACACCGATTACGTCGCGCGCGAGGTGATCAAGGCGCCGGATATCGTCGACTACACGGTGAAGGAGAGCATTACCGACCGTGTCGCGCGCAAGTTCGGCACAGCGGTCGGCGCTGCGGGCGTGCATGCGATTGTGATGGGCGGGAAGCTGAGTCTGCGCTGA
- a CDS encoding SAM-dependent methyltransferase, which yields MSGVLYLIPNTLGEGDENALASVLPAPVRVKAAELDYYIGENAKTTRAFLKKVGTERPIQEIEIRELNVNTPASEIDTLLAPILTGTDAGLVSEAGCPAVADPGALLVRRAHERGVKVVPFVGPSSILLALMASGLNGQSFAFHGYLPVDATERAKRLRDLEQQSRKAKQTQIFIETPYRNRALLDTLLTTCAPSTLVCVAVDLTLASETIASRTVADWKKAPEIDLHKRPAIFLLLAVR from the coding sequence ATGAGCGGCGTTCTTTACCTGATCCCCAATACGCTCGGCGAAGGCGACGAAAACGCACTCGCCTCCGTTCTGCCCGCCCCAGTACGCGTGAAGGCGGCCGAGCTTGACTATTACATCGGAGAAAACGCGAAGACGACGCGCGCGTTTCTCAAGAAAGTCGGCACCGAGCGACCGATTCAGGAAATTGAAATTCGCGAGTTGAACGTGAATACGCCCGCGAGCGAGATCGACACGCTTCTGGCACCGATCCTTACGGGCACCGACGCAGGACTTGTGTCCGAAGCCGGCTGCCCGGCAGTGGCCGATCCCGGCGCCCTGCTCGTGCGCCGTGCGCATGAGCGCGGCGTCAAGGTCGTGCCATTTGTCGGACCCAGTTCGATTCTGCTGGCGCTGATGGCATCCGGCCTGAACGGCCAGAGCTTCGCGTTCCACGGCTACCTGCCGGTGGACGCCACCGAGCGGGCGAAGCGTCTACGTGATCTTGAACAGCAATCGCGCAAAGCTAAACAAACGCAGATATTCATCGAAACGCCGTACCGGAACCGGGCCTTGCTGGACACACTCCTCACGACCTGCGCGCCATCGACGCTCGTCTGCGTTGCCGTCGACCTCACACTTGCTTCAGAGACGATCGCGAGCCGAACGGTTGCAGACTGGAAAAAAGCACCCGAGATCGATCTGCACAAGCGACCCGCGATTTTTCTGCTGCTCGCTGTTCGATAA
- a CDS encoding Maf-like protein, with product MPDYSNCPPRLILASSSRYRRELLERLCIPFDVVVPAVDEAPLAGETPEATALRLAEAKARAVAANLAGDARVLVIGSDQVATYDGLQIGKPGTHENALAQLRAMRGREVRFHSALCLFDSGTAAAQTEDVITGVRFRDLPDADLDAYLRAETPYDVAGSAKSEGLGIALLEAIESDDPTALVGLPLIALTRMLLAAGYPLFGAR from the coding sequence ATGCCGGATTACTCCAATTGCCCGCCGCGCCTTATTCTGGCATCGAGTTCGCGGTATCGCCGAGAATTGCTCGAACGTCTGTGTATACCGTTCGACGTCGTCGTACCCGCCGTCGATGAAGCGCCGCTGGCCGGCGAAACGCCGGAAGCCACCGCGCTGCGCCTCGCCGAGGCAAAGGCGCGCGCGGTCGCGGCAAATCTCGCTGGCGACGCGCGCGTGCTAGTCATCGGATCGGACCAGGTCGCGACCTACGACGGCCTGCAGATAGGCAAGCCAGGCACCCACGAGAACGCGCTCGCCCAGCTACGGGCAATGCGCGGTCGCGAAGTCCGGTTTCATAGTGCCCTGTGCCTGTTCGACAGCGGCACGGCCGCTGCGCAGACGGAGGACGTCATCACCGGCGTGCGCTTCCGAGATCTGCCGGACGCCGACCTCGACGCCTATCTGCGCGCCGAAACACCCTACGACGTCGCAGGCAGCGCAAAATCCGAGGGACTCGGCATCGCGCTCCTTGAAGCCATCGAATCCGATGACCCGACGGCGCTCGTCGGGCTTCCACTGATTGCCCTGACCCGCATGCTGCTTGCGGCCGGTTACCCTCTTTTTGGTGCACGATGA
- a CDS encoding DUF177 domain-containing protein → MTEHPGNPAGPAAGPVDPRDLDLFEFARSGRQAAGVMRVSQLPRMLNEVPIDAPDRDTTFTWQAEGATQPELQYNGTEGRQPYLRVAIHGAAWLVCQRCLTPYDQAFNVDATYRIVNTEAEAEEFPLDDDEVEVIVGSRQFDLVDLIEEELLLSLPLVPKHDVCPEVHESLVSGVSGAEGAGEQAAQDEAGADDESARPNPFAALEALKRSGPGGKH, encoded by the coding sequence ATGACTGAACATCCTGGCAACCCTGCTGGACCGGCCGCCGGCCCCGTCGACCCGCGTGATCTCGATCTTTTCGAATTCGCGCGCAGTGGGCGCCAGGCCGCAGGCGTCATGCGTGTCTCGCAACTGCCGCGCATGTTAAACGAAGTCCCTATTGACGCGCCAGACCGCGACACCACGTTTACGTGGCAAGCCGAAGGGGCGACGCAGCCGGAATTGCAGTACAACGGCACCGAGGGCCGGCAGCCTTATCTGCGGGTCGCGATTCACGGTGCGGCATGGCTTGTCTGTCAGCGGTGCCTGACGCCGTACGACCAGGCGTTCAATGTGGATGCCACGTACCGGATCGTCAATACCGAGGCGGAAGCGGAAGAATTTCCGCTCGACGACGATGAAGTCGAGGTGATCGTGGGCTCGCGCCAGTTCGATCTCGTCGACTTGATCGAAGAGGAGTTGCTGCTTTCGCTTCCGCTGGTGCCGAAGCACGATGTTTGCCCCGAGGTTCACGAAAGTCTCGTCTCGGGTGTGAGCGGTGCGGAAGGTGCGGGCGAGCAAGCCGCTCAGGATGAAGCTGGAGCGGATGATGAATCCGCGCGGCCGAATCCGTTTGCGGCGCTCGAGGCGCTCAAGCGGAGTGGCCCCGGCGGCAAGCACTAA
- the rpmF gene encoding 50S ribosomal protein L32: MAVQQNKKSPSKRGMHRSHDFLGAAPLAVEPSTGEVHLRHHISPNGYYRGKKVVKTKND; this comes from the coding sequence ATGGCAGTCCAACAAAACAAGAAGTCTCCGTCGAAGCGCGGCATGCACCGTTCGCACGATTTCCTCGGTGCAGCACCGCTGGCTGTTGAGCCGAGCACGGGTGAAGTGCATCTGCGTCACCACATTAGCCCGAACGGCTACTATCGCGGCAAGAAAGTCGTCAAGACGAAGAACGACTAA
- the plsX gene encoding phosphate acyltransferase PlsX, with amino-acid sequence MTVKLTIDCMGGDHGPSVTVPAAVNFVRSHPDAQLMLVGIETAIRAQLKKLKAQDSVALTVVPATEIVAMDDPVEVALRKKKDSSMRVALNRVKQGEAQACISAGNTGALMAVSRYVLKTLTGIERPAIAFALPNPAGYTMMLDLGANVDCEPQHLLQFAEMGHALVSALEGKDRPTIGLLNIGEEVIKGNDTIKRAGELLRASTLNFRGNVEGDDIYKGTVDVIVCDGFVGNVALKTSEGLAQMLSDIIKEEFGRSWLTKLMALLALPVLMRFKKRVDHRQYNGAALLGLRGLVIKSHGSADAYAFEWAIKRGYDAVKNGVLERLARAMEENAGPLEQAVRGVAPETGGAGHASPVAGQPAEPYAALPSKA; translated from the coding sequence ATGACTGTAAAGCTCACGATAGATTGCATGGGAGGCGACCACGGTCCGTCCGTGACCGTTCCCGCTGCTGTCAACTTCGTCCGTTCGCATCCCGACGCGCAGTTGATGCTCGTTGGCATTGAAACCGCGATTCGTGCGCAGTTGAAGAAGTTGAAGGCGCAGGACAGCGTTGCGCTGACGGTCGTGCCGGCAACGGAGATCGTCGCCATGGACGATCCGGTGGAAGTCGCCTTACGCAAGAAGAAAGACTCGTCGATGCGCGTCGCGCTAAACCGGGTCAAGCAAGGCGAGGCGCAGGCCTGCATCTCCGCCGGTAACACCGGCGCGCTGATGGCGGTCTCACGTTACGTACTGAAAACGCTCACAGGCATCGAACGTCCGGCGATTGCGTTCGCTTTACCGAATCCAGCTGGCTACACGATGATGCTCGATCTGGGCGCCAACGTCGACTGCGAACCGCAGCATCTATTGCAGTTCGCGGAGATGGGGCATGCACTGGTGTCCGCGCTCGAAGGCAAGGATCGTCCGACCATCGGCCTCCTGAATATCGGCGAGGAAGTGATCAAGGGCAACGACACGATCAAGCGCGCAGGCGAACTGTTGCGGGCGAGCACGCTCAACTTCCGTGGTAACGTCGAAGGCGACGATATCTATAAAGGTACCGTCGATGTGATCGTCTGCGACGGCTTTGTCGGTAACGTCGCCCTGAAGACGTCGGAAGGACTCGCCCAGATGCTTTCCGATATCATCAAGGAAGAGTTCGGCCGTTCGTGGCTGACGAAGTTGATGGCCCTTCTGGCTCTGCCTGTATTGATGCGTTTCAAGAAACGCGTCGACCATCGGCAATACAATGGCGCCGCGCTCCTCGGGTTGCGCGGCCTCGTGATCAAGAGCCACGGTTCGGCGGACGCCTACGCGTTTGAGTGGGCGATCAAACGCGGGTATGATGCCGTCAAAAACGGCGTGCTGGAACGCCTTGCGCGCGCGATGGAAGAGAATGCGGGTCCTCTCGAACAGGCAGTGCGTGGGGTGGCTCCTGAAACAGGCGGCGCGGGTCACGCAAGCCCGGTCGCTGGTCAGCCAGCCGAGCCCTACGCTGCGTTACCCTCGAAGGCATAA